From a region of the Paenibacillus sp. R14(2021) genome:
- a CDS encoding TetR/AcrR family transcriptional regulator, whose amino-acid sequence MSIVKQNIMDSAERLFSEKGYLATSIQDIADDCKIAKGSLYKFFPSKEDLFVEVHHSKQDSLFEKMEEIRLDPALTLREIFIREIECQFYFFIENNFIVKNSFEMQASEGKIASILLSQRVNIFNMNRDALTRRFGKEIELNIWDLVLIYNGIVKEYLFLIIFDNRPFNIRDVSVFIADLLEEVVVGVLNKKPKAILENAMMDNYVESARKGNSVTVVEQRRRLFELLFSTLKELAITNYHKTELHEALVILQEEVERDQPRSVLILAMLQFLKKEHELTSIIEQLRKLCFNMGE is encoded by the coding sequence TTGAGTATAGTCAAACAAAACATCATGGATTCCGCAGAACGTTTATTTTCGGAAAAAGGCTATCTTGCTACATCCATTCAGGATATCGCTGATGATTGCAAAATCGCAAAAGGATCGTTATACAAATTTTTCCCTTCTAAAGAGGATTTATTCGTAGAGGTGCATCACTCAAAGCAGGATAGCCTTTTCGAAAAAATGGAAGAGATAAGATTGGACCCGGCACTTACCTTAAGAGAGATTTTCATTCGTGAAATCGAATGTCAATTTTATTTTTTTATTGAGAATAATTTTATAGTGAAGAATTCTTTTGAAATGCAAGCTAGTGAAGGGAAAATCGCCTCTATTCTGCTTAGTCAACGAGTAAATATTTTCAATATGAACAGAGATGCCTTGACTCGTAGGTTTGGTAAAGAAATAGAACTTAATATATGGGACCTTGTATTGATTTATAATGGGATCGTTAAAGAGTATCTTTTCTTAATCATATTTGATAACAGGCCGTTTAATATAAGAGATGTTTCTGTATTTATTGCAGATCTCTTGGAAGAGGTCGTTGTCGGCGTCCTGAATAAGAAACCAAAAGCAATTTTAGAAAATGCGATGATGGATAATTATGTGGAATCAGCTCGTAAGGGCAACTCTGTTACAGTAGTTGAACAAAGACGTAGGCTGTTCGAACTTCTTTTCTCTACCCTAAAAGAATTGGCTATAACGAATTATCACAAAACAGAACTGCATGAAGCGCTTGTTATACTTCAGGAGGAAGTAGAACGAGACCAGCCTAGATCTGTACTAATCCTTGCCATGCTTCAGTTTTTGAAGAAAGAGCATGAACTTACAAGCATCATTGAACAATTAAGAAAACTCTGCTTCAATATGGGTGAGTAA
- a CDS encoding DHA2 family efflux MFS transporter permease subunit → MSAQSAEKLTATPEFSLKTIIAPLLAVMIGMIMVLLDTTIMNVAIPSLQKYFNSSLKTIQWTITGYTLALATIIPLAGWMTDKFGAKRIFLITITLFTIGSVLCALAQTPEQLVLFRIIQGLGGGMVAPIGMAMSFKMAPPEKRGAVMGMLGLPMLIAPATGPLLSGWLIGIASWHWIFLINLPIGIAAVIVGLKFLPNQQRGKAPALDILGIIIAPIAFSMLTYGVSEGGRGWNSTGALTGLIVGGVALLLFIFVELRHKQPLLELRAFKSSEFTLGIIINWALQASMIGTILLNPLFQQGVLGRTPLLSAAISLPISLGGLLFTPFSGRLSDKIGARPLVFSGLSMMSIALFLLSGVNLNTGVITLMIPLFMVGCGMALSMMPLNAHILKSAPRELVSRVTPLTSASLQVVNSFAIAALTGHLSSRIRDRMAEAGNHAEIPKISALAFGDTFLIIACIATGGAILSLILRKPRIK, encoded by the coding sequence ATGTCTGCACAATCAGCTGAGAAATTAACAGCTACACCAGAGTTTTCGCTTAAAACCATTATCGCTCCACTTCTTGCCGTTATGATTGGGATGATTATGGTTCTTCTAGATACTACGATTATGAATGTAGCTATCCCAAGTTTACAAAAATACTTTAACAGTTCATTAAAAACAATTCAATGGACCATTACCGGTTATACTCTTGCGCTAGCTACGATTATCCCTTTAGCTGGCTGGATGACAGATAAATTTGGAGCCAAACGAATATTCCTCATTACGATTACCTTGTTTACTATTGGTTCAGTTCTTTGTGCCTTGGCCCAGACTCCTGAACAGCTCGTTTTATTCCGCATCATACAAGGCCTTGGTGGTGGAATGGTAGCTCCCATCGGTATGGCAATGTCTTTTAAGATGGCCCCCCCAGAAAAAAGAGGTGCTGTTATGGGGATGCTTGGTTTGCCTATGCTAATTGCCCCCGCTACAGGTCCTTTATTATCTGGATGGTTAATTGGAATAGCATCTTGGCATTGGATTTTCCTAATCAATTTACCTATTGGAATCGCTGCCGTGATTGTAGGTCTTAAATTTCTGCCCAATCAGCAGCGTGGTAAGGCACCTGCCCTCGATATTCTAGGAATAATTATTGCCCCGATCGCCTTTTCCATGCTCACTTATGGTGTGAGTGAGGGGGGAAGGGGCTGGAATTCCACTGGCGCATTAACGGGATTGATTGTTGGGGGTGTCGCACTTCTCCTATTCATATTTGTGGAGCTGCGTCATAAGCAACCATTGTTGGAGTTGCGTGCATTTAAATCATCAGAATTCACTCTCGGTATTATTATAAACTGGGCTTTGCAAGCCTCCATGATCGGAACTATTCTTTTGAATCCATTATTTCAGCAAGGAGTATTAGGTCGTACACCTCTCTTAAGTGCGGCAATCTCCCTCCCCATTTCTTTGGGAGGTCTGCTATTTACGCCATTCTCGGGGAGATTATCCGATAAAATAGGCGCCCGACCTCTTGTGTTTAGCGGTTTGAGCATGATGTCCATTGCTCTATTCTTGCTTTCGGGGGTAAACCTCAATACCGGAGTAATTACGTTAATGATTCCACTTTTTATGGTGGGATGTGGGATGGCCTTATCAATGATGCCCTTAAATGCCCATATTTTAAAGTCTGCCCCGCGTGAACTGGTAAGCCGAGTAACACCTTTAACATCAGCTTCTTTACAGGTTGTGAATTCATTTGCCATAGCTGCTTTAACGGGACACCTATCTTCACGAATAAGAGACCGTATGGCGGAAGCTGGTAATCACGCCGAAATTCCAAAGATTTCTGCCTTAGCTTTTGGTGACACGTTCTTAATTATAGCCTGCATTGCTACGGGTGGTGCGATTTTAAGTTTAATTCTTCGTAAGCCTCGCATCAAATAA
- a CDS encoding SDR family oxidoreductase produces MSAAILVIGATGTTGKELVKLLAKNGHKTRVTVRPTSNTSELQALGVELVQADLNDVDTLVQAMNGIQKVYFATPLVPNMVELSSSIIRAANKAAVKHLVKLSGGGADMDTMAKWHRAVEKEIEQSGMAYTFLQSNTFMQNFIKFNSRTIRAQGAFYEPYGEGKSAYIDASDIAQVAYRVLTEEGHANKAYYLSGPEALSGAEIADILSSVTGKSIKFIDAPVEAASAGMQKAGMPAEIVEALLEHYQMMKLGHTAGVSSTVEEITGQKATSFETFAQANKEAFIG; encoded by the coding sequence ATGAGCGCAGCTATATTAGTGATTGGAGCTACAGGAACAACAGGCAAAGAATTGGTGAAACTTCTGGCGAAGAACGGCCATAAAACGCGTGTTACCGTTCGTCCGACAAGCAACACAAGCGAACTGCAAGCATTGGGAGTCGAATTGGTACAAGCCGATCTAAACGATGTCGATACACTGGTACAAGCCATGAACGGCATCCAAAAAGTATATTTTGCAACACCTCTTGTTCCGAATATGGTGGAACTATCTTCTTCGATTATTCGTGCAGCTAACAAAGCCGCTGTGAAGCATCTTGTGAAGTTATCGGGCGGCGGGGCTGATATGGATACAATGGCAAAGTGGCATAGGGCAGTCGAAAAAGAAATCGAGCAATCCGGAATGGCTTATACGTTCTTGCAGTCAAATACTTTTATGCAAAACTTTATTAAATTCAACTCGCGTACCATTCGTGCTCAAGGAGCCTTCTATGAGCCGTACGGCGAAGGGAAATCGGCTTACATTGATGCAAGCGATATAGCCCAGGTTGCCTATCGGGTCTTAACGGAAGAAGGCCATGCCAACAAAGCTTATTACTTATCGGGGCCAGAAGCTCTTTCCGGCGCCGAAATTGCAGATATTCTTTCTTCAGTAACTGGAAAATCAATTAAATTCATAGATGCACCGGTTGAAGCTGCTAGCGCTGGTATGCAAAAAGCAGGCATGCCTGCTGAAATCGTCGAAGCCTTATTAGAACATTATCAAATGATGAAGTTAGGACACACAGCAGGAGTTTCCAGTACGGTAGAAGAAATAACCGGACAAAAAGCAACTTCTTTTGAGACTTTTGCTCAAGCAAATAAAGAAGCATTTATCGGTTAG
- a CDS encoding Ger(x)C family spore germination protein, whose protein sequence is MKKYVPLLFCCFLLSGCAKEQIVDRIKLIQSVGNDLQGDTIKVSATYLAFEKKARLLLLEGKSKSFNEAFTPFASQTDHPIAIGQLQTLVINEKLARRGISDLASSIVRDPLISNRSTLVLTTGQASDILAETLKYPPAYLSNLIKQNMENENTPITNGHVFLDQYFGAGQDVFLPILIKDSKGILQMDGVGVFHGDQLKLLLTNKRGLFIKLLKEDKVEIHASRYTFKNDQNELISFKIIYSKPKITIQNEKAFISMKLDIDLGDYPATLNVFENNNDMLEVKKQIENHFTTEIKAMLEYFQTNHVDPIGIGSLDRTRHRDWNEQKFYARIYPKLKFDVRTQVKILSLGVGH, encoded by the coding sequence ATGAAAAAATATGTCCCGCTTCTCTTCTGCTGCTTCTTATTATCCGGATGCGCAAAAGAACAGATCGTCGATCGGATTAAGCTCATACAAAGCGTCGGTAACGACTTGCAAGGAGATACAATTAAGGTTAGCGCTACTTATCTTGCTTTTGAAAAGAAAGCGAGATTATTATTGCTTGAAGGAAAATCGAAATCGTTCAATGAGGCCTTTACGCCTTTCGCTTCGCAAACGGATCACCCTATTGCAATCGGTCAATTGCAGACATTAGTCATAAATGAAAAATTGGCAAGAAGGGGGATTTCAGATCTAGCCAGCAGTATTGTTCGAGATCCCCTTATTAGTAATCGCTCTACACTTGTGTTAACAACCGGTCAGGCGAGTGATATCTTAGCCGAAACGTTAAAATATCCACCTGCTTATTTATCCAATCTGATCAAACAAAATATGGAGAACGAGAATACGCCGATAACAAATGGCCATGTATTTCTTGACCAATACTTTGGAGCAGGACAAGATGTTTTTTTGCCTATTTTGATCAAAGACTCCAAAGGTATTTTGCAAATGGATGGCGTAGGCGTTTTTCATGGCGATCAATTAAAGCTTTTGCTGACAAACAAAAGAGGTCTATTCATTAAGCTTCTTAAAGAAGATAAAGTCGAAATTCACGCAAGCAGATATACCTTCAAAAATGATCAAAACGAGCTGATTTCATTTAAAATTATTTACTCGAAACCTAAAATAACCATACAAAATGAAAAAGCCTTCATTTCAATGAAGCTCGATATTGACCTTGGAGATTATCCGGCAACCTTAAACGTTTTTGAAAACAACAACGATATGCTTGAAGTAAAGAAACAAATCGAAAATCACTTTACGACTGAAATTAAAGCCATGCTGGAATATTTCCAAACGAATCATGTCGATCCAATCGGGATAGGCAGTCTTGATAGAACTCGCCACAGGGATTGGAACGAGCAAAAATTTTATGCTCGCATTTACCCAAAGCTAAAATTTGATGTGCGGACACAAGTTAAGATACTATCGTTGGGAGTGGGGCATTAG
- a CDS encoding YhgE/Pip domain-containing protein, whose product MNWLWTEWRAFFGSRRILVPLIAFCLIPSLYSATYLWTYWDPYAHLERLPVAVVNEDQPVNYQGKTFAIGNDVVNELKNDHSLEWRFIDAEEADAGLRNRTYYFEIFIPSDFSLRATSLGAAEPTPLELTVKLNEGLNYIVSKIGKSAVETIRQRLSEQLSASYSKAIYEQLTPLSGGFQKASDAASRLDTGLMQSAEGTKALLDGLNHGHTSVSKLDQGTSELKSASDRLSEGAGQLEQGAANLFSGIGSLRSGLDRLKEGSTDTAQGTDKAAAAAKQLNDAFSKWLAAHPDEAKNADLTLIEKQSKQLSVALDQLNGGTNSLSKGIVSAGGSAAQLANGAGLIASRLAALGAGASKLHDGVATAADGIHKVSSGWSSLTSNVVKLSDGQQALVQGAAELSKGLAEGAEKAASIHASNNLFAMLANPVRLKEQAVHPLPNYGTAMAPFFVSLSFYIGALLFGNIFSFRATKAPPPSGFLWFVSKFGVLAFISLAQTAISSVILIPGVGLSPTFPFEFFAFALLSSLVFMSVVQFLLTAFSHIGKLLGIVVLVLQLTATGGVFPAELTPDLMQTLHGAMPMTYAVEGIRALLSTGDYALVRHDVRILVIFWVVLSVFTWIILSYLRLKQAKKSRLARA is encoded by the coding sequence TTGAACTGGTTATGGACGGAATGGCGCGCGTTTTTTGGATCGCGGAGAATACTCGTTCCATTAATTGCGTTCTGTTTAATACCCTCGCTCTACAGCGCAACTTATTTATGGACATATTGGGATCCGTACGCGCACTTGGAAAGGCTGCCGGTCGCTGTCGTGAACGAGGACCAGCCGGTTAATTACCAAGGTAAAACGTTTGCGATTGGTAATGATGTTGTAAACGAGCTTAAGAATGACCATTCTCTAGAATGGCGGTTTATCGACGCAGAGGAAGCGGATGCGGGACTTCGGAACCGAACGTATTATTTCGAAATATTCATTCCTTCCGACTTTTCCCTTCGGGCGACGTCCTTGGGGGCGGCAGAGCCAACGCCGCTGGAGTTGACCGTGAAGCTGAACGAAGGCCTAAATTATATCGTGAGCAAAATTGGGAAATCCGCAGTCGAAACGATTAGGCAGCGGCTATCGGAACAGCTTTCGGCAAGCTACTCCAAAGCTATTTACGAACAACTGACCCCGTTGAGCGGGGGCTTCCAGAAGGCGAGCGATGCAGCGTCTCGGCTCGATACCGGCCTTATGCAGTCGGCGGAGGGAACGAAAGCGCTTCTCGACGGTTTGAACCATGGGCATACTTCTGTATCGAAGCTGGACCAAGGTACTTCCGAGCTGAAGTCCGCTTCTGATCGACTCTCCGAAGGCGCCGGTCAGCTAGAGCAAGGCGCCGCTAATCTATTCAGCGGCATAGGGAGTCTTCGAAGCGGGCTTGATCGGCTGAAGGAGGGGAGCACAGACACTGCTCAAGGAACGGACAAGGCGGCGGCGGCAGCTAAGCAACTGAACGATGCATTTTCGAAATGGCTTGCAGCGCACCCCGATGAGGCCAAAAATGCGGATCTGACGCTCATCGAGAAGCAAAGCAAGCAGTTATCTGTCGCGCTCGATCAATTAAACGGCGGTACGAATTCGCTGTCCAAGGGCATTGTGAGCGCCGGCGGCAGCGCGGCACAGCTCGCGAACGGAGCCGGGCTCATCGCGAGCCGGTTGGCAGCGCTTGGTGCCGGCGCTTCGAAGCTTCATGACGGCGTTGCCACCGCCGCGGATGGTATTCATAAAGTGTCCAGCGGCTGGAGCAGTCTTACTTCCAACGTCGTTAAACTGTCTGACGGCCAGCAAGCGCTCGTACAAGGGGCTGCTGAGCTGAGCAAGGGCCTAGCGGAAGGCGCTGAGAAAGCGGCAAGTATTCACGCGTCGAATAATTTATTCGCGATGCTCGCCAATCCCGTCCGTTTGAAGGAGCAAGCTGTTCATCCGCTTCCGAACTACGGAACGGCGATGGCGCCGTTTTTCGTTTCGCTCAGTTTCTACATTGGTGCTCTCTTGTTTGGCAACATATTTTCATTCCGAGCGACGAAGGCGCCGCCTCCGTCCGGATTTCTGTGGTTCGTCTCGAAATTTGGCGTGCTCGCCTTCATATCGCTCGCTCAAACCGCCATCTCCAGCGTAATTCTGATCCCCGGGGTCGGCTTAAGTCCGACTTTTCCATTCGAATTTTTCGCTTTCGCCTTGTTATCCAGTCTTGTATTCATGTCCGTTGTTCAATTTCTGCTTACGGCATTTTCGCATATCGGAAAGCTGCTGGGCATTGTCGTTCTCGTACTGCAACTGACCGCTACGGGAGGGGTATTCCCGGCTGAGTTGACACCGGACCTTATGCAGACTCTTCACGGAGCGATGCCCATGACTTATGCGGTAGAAGGAATCCGCGCGCTGCTATCGACGGGGGATTACGCGCTTGTAAGGCATGATGTGCGAATATTGGTCATTTTTTGGGTGGTTCTATCCGTGTTTACCTGGATCATTCTGTCGTATTTGCGTTTGAAACAGGCAAAGAAAAGTCGACTTGCGAGGGCATAG
- a CDS encoding spore germination protein — translation MPENIYTVLKNTIKSNDFMQSEHTIHDKRIHFSYCKNIVDQELIHHELLHRIQISEEEFDHLLALKSLIPFENIKVSSNVDEIVQSLIKGFIYVQLEHDFNEGLLIDVADLQRGYRSNNEADNEYSVIGPKAGFVEDLDTNLNLLRKELVSEHLRFEEYIKGSLSQTRVTIVYVEGICNPQHVDTIRQRIVDAEFDEVSDSSIIDQVITDNANSPFPLLMSTERVDRAKFSLLSGQVAILSSGSPYVISGPITVFEFFASPEDFYLPWVLASFFRCIRYLGVAFSILASPFYVAVLTFHYSVIPQPLLGPIIESRANVPFPPIIEVLLMEFTVDLLREAGARLPTKVGQTLGIVGGVVLGTAAVQAGLTSNILIIIVSLSAVSSFATPIFKMANTIRFLRFPLIGLAAAWGGFGITIGLVILIGHLLRLKSLGSPYIVPLFPFRFREFANSFIRFPFSLSYNRPRYLRPLKLQRYKVSRSKDRSDYNNE, via the coding sequence ATGCCAGAAAATATATACACGGTATTGAAAAATACCATCAAATCGAATGATTTTATGCAATCCGAGCATACGATTCATGATAAGCGGATCCACTTTTCCTATTGCAAAAACATCGTAGACCAAGAACTTATTCATCACGAATTATTGCACCGGATTCAAATCTCAGAAGAAGAATTCGATCATCTTCTTGCGTTAAAAAGTTTGATTCCGTTTGAAAATATCAAAGTATCTTCAAATGTGGACGAGATCGTACAAAGCTTGATTAAAGGCTTTATTTACGTTCAGCTGGAACATGATTTCAATGAAGGGCTTTTAATCGATGTTGCGGATCTGCAACGCGGTTATCGGAGTAATAATGAGGCGGATAACGAATACAGCGTCATTGGCCCGAAAGCCGGTTTCGTCGAGGATCTCGATACCAACTTGAATTTACTTCGCAAAGAGCTTGTTTCCGAACATTTACGGTTCGAGGAGTACATCAAGGGTTCGCTTTCGCAAACAAGAGTCACGATTGTTTATGTAGAAGGTATTTGCAACCCCCAGCATGTAGATACAATCAGACAACGAATCGTAGACGCCGAGTTTGACGAGGTATCCGATAGTTCCATTATTGACCAAGTTATTACGGATAACGCAAATTCACCGTTCCCTTTACTTATGTCTACGGAACGTGTAGACAGGGCAAAATTCAGTCTTCTTAGCGGCCAAGTGGCCATCTTAAGCAGTGGGTCACCTTATGTCATATCCGGACCTATCACCGTATTTGAATTTTTCGCCTCGCCCGAAGATTTTTATCTGCCATGGGTTTTGGCTTCTTTCTTTCGGTGCATCAGGTATTTGGGCGTTGCCTTCTCGATTCTTGCCTCTCCCTTCTATGTTGCCGTGTTAACCTTTCATTATTCCGTCATCCCGCAACCTCTTCTGGGCCCGATCATCGAATCCAGAGCGAACGTTCCTTTTCCGCCGATTATTGAAGTCTTGCTTATGGAATTTACGGTCGATTTGCTGCGCGAAGCCGGGGCCAGATTGCCTACCAAAGTCGGACAAACGCTCGGGATTGTGGGCGGCGTCGTACTCGGGACGGCAGCCGTGCAAGCCGGTCTCACCAGCAACATCTTAATCATCATTGTTTCTCTATCTGCCGTGTCTTCATTTGCCACCCCCATTTTCAAAATGGCGAACACGATCCGTTTTTTGAGGTTTCCGTTAATTGGCTTGGCGGCAGCCTGGGGCGGGTTCGGCATTACGATCGGGTTAGTGATTCTGATCGGCCATTTGCTGCGGTTAAAATCGTTGGGTTCTCCTTACATCGTTCCTCTGTTCCCGTTCCGTTTCCGTGAATTTGCGAACAGTTTTATTCGATTTCCATTCAGCCTTTCGTATAATCGTCCTCGTTATCTGCGTCCTCTCAAGCTCCAAAGATATAAGGTATCTAGGTCGAAAGATCGCAGCGACTACAATAACGAGTAA
- a CDS encoding spore germination protein: MVKENYLVSGFLVFFLVHASLVGVGALSFQHFIFAFAGNDAWISVLLTGLSLHVIIWMIFKMLGNPAKDVIDLHRILFGKFLGSAVSLVLVGYFFILALTVFRGYIEIIQIWIFPNFRTWELAFLLVCLLYYTVSGGFRVLVGYSFFGVIFSFLLPLLLYFNIKYGHFINVLPMFNHSIQDLLASSKYSGILFMGFESLLLYFPFIKAPEKNVKWAHLGLFIITLKYSVLIFVTFMYFSPGLLMHTYWPTLVMLKVIEFSFIERIEFIFICIWLMIIIPMLCLSIWSCTRIIKRMTNLKPTWSLFLILIAIFLASLPINDHDKINWLGKNVAEIGFYFVYAYIPLLFILYLVRSKIPKEKSKTIQPD; the protein is encoded by the coding sequence ATGGTAAAGGAAAACTACTTGGTTTCTGGTTTCTTAGTGTTTTTCCTCGTCCATGCTTCTTTGGTCGGGGTGGGGGCCTTAAGTTTTCAACATTTCATTTTTGCTTTTGCCGGCAACGATGCTTGGATCTCGGTACTTCTAACGGGGCTAAGCCTTCATGTCATCATTTGGATGATCTTTAAGATGCTTGGCAATCCGGCCAAAGATGTCATCGACTTGCATCGCATCCTTTTTGGTAAATTCCTAGGCAGCGCCGTTTCCTTGGTATTGGTCGGTTACTTTTTTATACTCGCTTTAACTGTCTTTCGCGGGTATATCGAAATCATTCAAATTTGGATATTTCCCAACTTTAGAACGTGGGAGCTGGCTTTTTTACTCGTCTGTCTCCTATATTACACCGTTTCCGGAGGATTTCGAGTCTTAGTCGGCTATAGTTTTTTTGGGGTCATTTTCTCCTTTTTGCTGCCATTGTTATTGTACTTCAATATCAAATATGGACATTTTATTAATGTATTGCCTATGTTTAATCATTCGATCCAAGATCTGCTCGCGTCTTCGAAATACTCAGGCATCCTGTTTATGGGATTCGAAAGTTTACTTCTTTATTTTCCATTTATCAAAGCCCCTGAGAAAAATGTAAAATGGGCCCATCTCGGTTTATTTATTATCACGCTCAAGTACTCCGTCCTCATATTCGTAACCTTCATGTATTTTAGTCCGGGGCTGTTAATGCATACCTACTGGCCAACCTTGGTCATGCTGAAAGTGATTGAGTTTTCATTTATAGAAAGGATTGAATTTATTTTTATCTGTATTTGGCTGATGATTATTATCCCCATGCTTTGTCTCTCGATTTGGAGCTGCACAAGAATAATAAAAAGAATGACGAATCTTAAACCCACATGGTCGCTATTCCTTATCCTGATCGCTATCTTCCTGGCCTCTCTTCCAATCAACGATCACGATAAAATCAATTGGTTAGGAAAAAATGTAGCCGAGATTGGATTTTATTTTGTTTATGCGTACATCCCGCTGCTATTTATCCTTTATTTGGTTCGCAGCAAAATCCCAAAGGAAAAATCAAAGACCATACAACCCGATTAA
- a CDS encoding cytochrome P450, protein MKKSERYANIIPMAELNTKEKRLQPFSVFNQLRQTTPIRYDNSRSCWDIFRYEDIHRILKDPATFSSRRGLAIKDRETILTMNPPRHTQLRGLVNKAFTPKVISDLATRISAITDELLNVVEGTMDIVSSLAVPLPVIIIAELLGVPPEDRNLFKEWSDILVKGPDQNTDEEFNQVIAEKVRANDELNDYFARIVEQRRIEPKEDLISLLLQAEVEGERLSDKEILGFSILLLAAGNETTTNLITNAVRRVTEDRTLQQQLRGNPELIPGFIEEVLRFYPPIQAVGRIAAQDVEIGDIMIKKGQQVVSWVASANRDEAKFAKPDTFIVDRKPNAHLSFGFGIHFCLGAPLARLEGKIVIERLMKRYRDIQFVTDSEMTYIQSPFVYGVKQFTVSIT, encoded by the coding sequence ATGAAAAAATCGGAACGGTACGCCAATATAATACCAATGGCAGAATTGAACACGAAGGAAAAACGACTTCAACCATTTTCAGTGTTTAACCAACTTCGCCAAACGACGCCTATTCGTTATGATAATAGTAGAAGTTGTTGGGATATATTTCGCTATGAGGACATCCATCGTATTCTGAAAGATCCCGCAACCTTCTCTTCAAGACGCGGATTGGCTATAAAAGACAGAGAGACCATTCTTACAATGAATCCTCCCCGTCATACACAGCTGAGGGGTTTAGTAAACAAGGCGTTTACACCCAAGGTAATCTCAGATTTGGCAACACGAATCTCCGCAATCACCGACGAATTGCTGAATGTTGTGGAAGGAACTATGGACATAGTTTCCTCACTGGCCGTCCCGCTTCCGGTCATCATAATAGCGGAGCTGCTTGGCGTGCCCCCTGAGGATCGCAACTTATTCAAGGAATGGTCGGACATTCTTGTGAAGGGACCTGACCAAAATACTGACGAGGAGTTCAATCAAGTCATCGCGGAGAAAGTACGGGCCAACGACGAGCTGAATGATTATTTCGCTCGGATTGTCGAGCAGCGGCGTATTGAGCCCAAAGAGGATCTGATTTCACTTCTGCTGCAAGCCGAAGTCGAAGGAGAGAGGCTCAGCGACAAAGAGATTCTTGGCTTTTCAATCCTGCTTCTCGCTGCTGGTAATGAAACAACGACCAATTTGATTACAAACGCTGTCCGCCGCGTGACTGAAGACCGAACGCTCCAACAGCAGCTTCGCGGTAACCCAGAGCTTATTCCTGGTTTCATTGAAGAAGTCCTGCGTTTCTATCCCCCCATTCAAGCCGTAGGACGAATAGCGGCGCAGGACGTGGAGATCGGAGACATCATGATAAAAAAAGGTCAGCAAGTCGTCTCTTGGGTGGCATCTGCTAATCGCGATGAGGCTAAATTTGCAAAACCGGATACGTTTATTGTGGACCGCAAACCAAATGCCCACCTTTCGTTTGGATTCGGTATACATTTCTGCCTAGGAGCACCTTTAGCACGGCTTGAAGGGAAAATCGTGATTGAGAGGCTCATGAAACGGTATAGGGATATTCAGTTTGTCACAGATTCGGAGATGACGTATATTCAAAGCCCCTTTGTTTATGGTGTTAAACAGTTTACTGTCAGCATAACGTAA